One Triticum dicoccoides isolate Atlit2015 ecotype Zavitan chromosome 4B, WEW_v2.0, whole genome shotgun sequence genomic window carries:
- the LOC119294075 gene encoding AP2/ERF and B3 domain-containing protein Os01g0141000-like encodes MASSKPTNPEIDNGMECSSPESGAEDAVESSSPAPAPSSRFKGVVPQPNGRWGAQIYEKHSRVWLGTFADEESAARAYDVAALRFRGRDAVTNYQHPLAAEGASSSSTSELAFLADHSKAEIVDMLRKHTYADELRQGLRRGHGRAQPTPAWAREFLFEKAVTPSDVGKLNRLVVPKQHAEKHFPPTTAAATGSNGKGLLLNFEDGEGKVWRFRYSYWNSSQSYVLTKGWSRFVREKGLCAGDTVTFSRSAYVMNDTDEQLFIDYKQSNKNDEAADAATADENEAGHVAVKLFGVDIGGGGMGGSSGG; translated from the coding sequence ATGGCGTCTAGCAAGCCGACAAACCCCGAGATAGACAATGGCATGGAGTGCTCCTCCCCGGAATCGGGGGCCGAGGACGCCGTGGagtcgtcgtcgccggcgccggcgccatcTTCGCGCTTCAAGGGCGTCGTGCCGCAGCCGAACGGGCGCTGGGGCGCGCAGATCTACGAGAAGCACTCGCGGGTGTGGCTTGGCACGTTCGCGGACGAGGAATCCGCCGCGCGCGCCTACGACGTGGCCGCGCTCCGCTTCCGCGGCCGCGACGCCGTCACCAACTACCAGCACCCACTGGCGGCGGAGGGGGCCAGCTCGTCGTCCACGAGCGAGCTTGCCTTCCTCGCCGACCACTCCAAGGCCGAGATCGTCGACATGCTCCGCAAGCACACCTACGCCGACGAGCTCCGGCAGGGCCTGCGCCGCGGGCACGGGCGCGCGCAGCCCACGCCGGCGTGGGCGCGAGAGTTCCTCTTCGAGAAGGCCGTGACCCCGAGCGACGTCGGCAAGCTCAACCGCCTGGTGGTTCCGAAGCAGCACGCCGAGAAGCACTTCCctccgacgacggcggcggccaccGGCAGCAACGGCAAGGGCTTGCTGCTCAACTTCGAGGACGGCGAAGGGAAGGTGTGGAGGTTCCGGTACTCGTACTGGAATAGCAGCCAGAGCTACGTGCTCACCAAGGGCTGGAGCCGCTTTGTCCGGGAAAAGGGCCTCTGCGCCGGCGACACCGTGACGTTCTCCCGGTCGGCGTACGTGATGAATGACACGGATGAGCAGCTCTTCATCGACTACAAACAGAGTAACAAGAATGACGAGGCGGCCGACGCAGCCACTGCCGATGAGAATgaggccggccatgtcgccgtcaagCTCTTTGGCGTCGACATTGGCGGAGGTGGGATGGGGGGGTCATCAGGTGGATGA